A section of the Streptomyces sp. NBC_01591 genome encodes:
- a CDS encoding cytochrome P450 family protein, with protein sequence MNCPHAAAREAASSGGVVVIDPLVQDLDGETACLRDAGPLARIELLGVPALTVTRHALARRLLVDPRLVKDIDVWGLWQSGEVTYEWPLIGMIDAGRSMFTVDGAEHRRLRTKTSQALTPRRLEEIRPEIEKFTAELLDALAEQGERSENGVVDLKSVFAQPLPMRVVGMLMGVDEAEHPMLMKRYKAFFSMLTPHEERLALLAELDVFYAALVREKTAHPTDDLTSALILAEEGGEPLTEEEVVGNLKAMVAAGHETTIGLILNAVRALLTHPDQLNRVLDGEIPWDTVIEETLRWDTPTTHLLMRFATEDIHVGDDVIAKGEGVVISYRAIGRDIEQHGTDADAFDITRPTPIRHMTFGHGPHICPGAALSRVEAAIALPALFARFPRLRAAIADEEVRKLPVMTQNDMEAFPVLLHG encoded by the coding sequence TTGAACTGCCCGCACGCCGCCGCCCGGGAAGCCGCTTCGAGTGGCGGGGTCGTCGTCATCGACCCGCTGGTCCAGGACCTGGACGGAGAGACGGCATGCCTGCGTGACGCCGGTCCGCTCGCCAGGATCGAACTGCTCGGCGTCCCCGCTCTGACCGTCACCCGGCACGCCCTGGCCCGCCGACTGCTCGTCGATCCCCGCCTGGTCAAGGACATCGATGTCTGGGGGCTCTGGCAGAGCGGCGAGGTCACGTACGAGTGGCCACTGATCGGCATGATCGACGCCGGGCGTTCCATGTTCACCGTGGACGGTGCCGAGCACCGACGACTGCGTACCAAGACCTCCCAGGCGCTCACGCCGCGTCGGCTGGAGGAAATACGCCCGGAGATCGAGAAGTTCACCGCGGAGTTACTCGATGCCCTCGCCGAACAGGGCGAGAGGAGCGAGAACGGTGTGGTCGACCTCAAGTCCGTGTTCGCCCAGCCGCTGCCGATGCGGGTCGTCGGCATGCTGATGGGCGTGGACGAGGCCGAGCACCCCATGCTGATGAAGCGGTACAAGGCGTTCTTCTCCATGCTCACGCCGCATGAGGAACGCCTGGCGCTGCTCGCCGAGTTGGACGTGTTCTACGCCGCTCTCGTACGCGAGAAGACCGCGCATCCCACCGACGACCTCACCAGCGCGCTCATCCTTGCCGAGGAAGGCGGCGAACCCCTCACCGAGGAAGAGGTGGTGGGCAATCTCAAGGCGATGGTGGCCGCCGGGCACGAGACCACCATCGGGCTGATCCTGAACGCCGTACGGGCCCTGCTCACCCACCCCGACCAGCTGAACAGGGTCCTCGACGGTGAGATCCCGTGGGATACGGTGATCGAGGAGACCCTGCGCTGGGACACCCCCACCACCCATCTGCTGATGCGGTTCGCCACGGAGGACATCCACGTGGGCGACGACGTGATCGCGAAGGGCGAAGGAGTGGTGATCTCCTATCGCGCCATCGGCCGTGACATCGAGCAGCACGGGACGGACGCCGACGCCTTCGACATCACCCGGCCGACCCCGATCCGTCACATGACCTTCGGTCACGGCCCCCACATCTGCCCCGGAGCGGCACTCTCCCGCGTCGAGGCCGCCATCGCCCTGCCCGCACTGTTCGCGCGCTTCCCCCGGCTGCGGGCGGCCATCGCGGACGAGGAGGTCCGCAAGCTGCCGGTGATGACGCAGAACGACATGGAGGCCTTCCCGGTCCTGCTGCACGGCTGA
- a CDS encoding SAM-dependent methyltransferase produces the protein MTGYGSGADRIDTTRPHPARVYDWFLGGKDNYPVDEELGRQIAGLSPDTKRIARHNRWFMHRAMRWLTGEAGIRQFLDIGSGIPTEPNLHQIVQSAAPDARVVYVDNDPIVLAHAEALLSGTAEGVTAYLDADVREPERILELAADVIDFDRPVALSLIALLHFVGDGGEGEGNREGAYALVERLVEQLPAGSFLVLSQLTGDFDPENVEKGVASYAAGGVTLVPRSHRGVSRFFDGLEVMEPGLVQVVDWHPELSLGGLPVETQPVPIYGAVARKP, from the coding sequence ATGACAGGGTACGGATCCGGTGCGGACCGCATCGACACCACCAGGCCGCATCCCGCGCGGGTGTACGACTGGTTCCTCGGCGGGAAGGACAACTATCCCGTCGACGAGGAGCTCGGCAGACAGATCGCCGGGCTCTCGCCGGACACGAAGCGCATCGCACGCCACAACCGGTGGTTCATGCACCGTGCGATGCGCTGGCTCACGGGGGAGGCGGGGATACGGCAGTTCCTCGATATCGGCTCCGGCATTCCCACCGAGCCCAACCTGCACCAGATCGTCCAGAGCGCGGCTCCCGACGCACGGGTCGTGTACGTGGACAACGACCCCATCGTCCTGGCCCACGCCGAAGCACTGTTGAGCGGGACCGCCGAAGGAGTGACGGCGTACCTCGACGCCGATGTGCGGGAGCCGGAGAGGATCCTCGAACTCGCCGCCGACGTGATCGACTTCGACCGGCCCGTCGCGCTCTCCCTCATCGCTCTGCTGCACTTCGTCGGCGACGGCGGCGAGGGGGAGGGGAACCGCGAGGGGGCGTACGCCCTGGTGGAGCGGCTGGTGGAGCAGCTCCCTGCCGGGAGTTTTCTTGTGCTGTCACAGCTCACCGGTGACTTCGACCCAGAGAATGTGGAAAAGGGTGTGGCCTCGTACGCGGCGGGCGGTGTGACGCTCGTACCGAGATCGCATCGCGGTGTCAGCCGGTTCTTCGACGGGCTGGAAGTGATGGAGCCGGGCCTCGTCCAGGTCGTCGACTGGCATCCGGAGCTCAGCCTCGGCGGGCTTCCGGTGGAGACGCAGCCGGTGCCGATCTACGGTGCGGTCGCCCGCAAGCCGTAG
- a CDS encoding SAM-dependent methyltransferase, producing MSEHQSSVTPPAQPVSDRIDTTRPHSARFWNYFVGGKDNYEVDREIGDQIKTFFPGLVDVAVAGRQFLRRSVSHLVEERGVRQFLDIGTGLPTADNTHQVAQDIAPESRIVYVDNDPLVLTHARALLTSSPEGVTDYIDADLYDPDAILAEAAKTLDFDRPVALMLLGILGHAGDFAKAREVVGRLMAGLPVGSYLVIYDGTRTSEGMIAAEKAYIESGAVPYYVREPDEIVTLFDGLRILDPGFVRLSEWMPDADSATVPADVDAFGGIGVKE from the coding sequence ATGAGTGAGCATCAGTCGTCCGTCACCCCTCCCGCCCAGCCGGTGTCGGACCGGATCGACACCACGAGGCCTCATTCCGCCCGCTTCTGGAACTACTTCGTGGGCGGCAAGGACAACTACGAGGTCGACCGTGAGATCGGTGACCAGATCAAGACCTTCTTCCCGGGGCTCGTCGACGTGGCGGTGGCGGGGCGGCAGTTCCTGCGGCGTTCGGTGAGCCACCTCGTGGAGGAGCGGGGGGTACGGCAGTTCCTGGACATCGGGACAGGTCTGCCCACCGCGGACAACACCCACCAGGTGGCCCAGGACATCGCGCCCGAGTCGCGCATCGTGTATGTGGACAACGACCCGCTCGTGCTGACGCATGCCCGTGCGCTGCTGACCAGTTCGCCCGAGGGTGTCACCGATTACATCGACGCCGACCTCTACGATCCGGACGCCATCCTGGCCGAGGCGGCGAAGACACTCGACTTCGACCGGCCCGTGGCCCTGATGCTGCTCGGCATACTCGGTCACGCGGGCGACTTCGCCAAGGCCCGCGAGGTGGTCGGCCGACTGATGGCGGGGCTGCCGGTCGGCAGCTACCTCGTGATATACGACGGAACGCGTACCAGCGAGGGCATGATCGCCGCGGAGAAGGCGTACATCGAGAGCGGCGCGGTGCCGTACTACGTGCGCGAGCCGGACGAGATCGTCACGCTCTTCGACGGGCTGCGGATCCTCGACCCCGGCTTCGTCCGGCTCAGTGAGTGGATGCCCGACGCCGACAGCGCGACCGTTCCCGCGGATGTGGACGCCTTCGGGGGGATCGGCGTCAAGGAGTGA
- a CDS encoding cytochrome P450, translating into MTTPASAVPERPSVSPATTAGRCPAGAGVSAVPLSGPEFHTEPHAVYRAMRSEHGPVVPVELPGGVPAWLVIGYRELHQVTSDGGLFPRDVGLWNQWGKIPEDWPLLPMVGRPMPSIYFTAGAEHRRHAAMVGQALEEVEHSELRRDCEELADRLVDGFCDRGTADLIADFAIPLPVLVLARLVGFPDADGPRIAEVLRDLADGGPGAQEAHLRFGEHMQRLLAARRGAPGNDVTSRMLAYAGEFTDEEYVLDLMAITAAGHLTTADWIGNSLRLMLTDDQFAVALTGGRHSVAEAMNEVLWEEGPTQILAGRWAARDTRLGGRSIRAGDMLLLGLGAANADPHIRQHLSASGGPSGQRGNSAHLAFSHGEYRCPFPAQEIAEIIARTGIEVLLDRLPDLELSVPVSELVRRQSAFLRGMTALPVRFAPVRPTGAPS; encoded by the coding sequence ATGACGACGCCCGCATCCGCGGTGCCCGAACGCCCGTCCGTGTCCCCGGCGACCACCGCCGGACGCTGTCCGGCAGGTGCCGGTGTGTCCGCCGTGCCACTCAGCGGACCCGAGTTCCACACCGAACCCCATGCCGTCTACCGCGCCATGCGGAGCGAACACGGACCTGTCGTGCCCGTCGAGCTGCCCGGCGGGGTTCCGGCCTGGCTGGTCATCGGCTACCGCGAACTCCACCAGGTCACCAGCGACGGCGGGTTGTTCCCCAGGGACGTCGGGCTGTGGAACCAGTGGGGGAAAATCCCCGAGGACTGGCCGCTGTTACCGATGGTCGGCCGCCCGATGCCGTCCATCTACTTCACCGCCGGGGCCGAGCACCGGCGTCACGCCGCGATGGTCGGGCAGGCGCTGGAGGAGGTCGAGCACTCCGAACTCCGCCGGGACTGCGAGGAGTTGGCCGATCGCCTAGTCGACGGGTTCTGTGACCGCGGCACGGCGGACCTGATCGCCGATTTCGCCATTCCGCTGCCGGTGCTCGTCCTTGCCCGGCTGGTCGGATTCCCCGATGCGGACGGGCCGCGGATCGCCGAGGTGCTCAGGGATCTGGCCGACGGCGGACCGGGCGCGCAGGAGGCCCATCTGCGGTTCGGCGAACACATGCAGCGGCTGCTGGCGGCCCGGCGGGGCGCGCCCGGAAACGACGTGACCTCGCGCATGCTGGCGTACGCCGGGGAGTTCACCGACGAGGAGTACGTACTCGACCTGATGGCCATCACGGCCGCGGGGCACCTCACCACCGCCGACTGGATCGGGAACTCGCTCCGGCTGATGCTCACCGACGACCAGTTCGCCGTCGCGCTCACCGGTGGCCGGCACAGCGTCGCCGAAGCCATGAACGAGGTGCTCTGGGAGGAAGGCCCGACGCAGATCCTCGCCGGTCGCTGGGCGGCCCGCGACACCCGGCTCGGAGGCCGGAGCATCCGTGCCGGGGACATGCTGCTGCTGGGCCTGGGCGCCGCCAACGCCGATCCGCACATCCGGCAGCACCTCTCGGCCTCGGGAGGACCGTCCGGCCAGCGCGGCAACAGCGCCCACCTGGCGTTCAGCCATGGCGAATACCGCTGCCCCTTCCCCGCGCAGGAGATCGCCGAAATCATCGCCCGCACCGGGATCGAGGTGCTGCTCGACCGGCTCCCCGACCTGGAACTGTCCGTTCCCGTATCCGAGTTGGTCCGGCGGCAGTCCGCCTTCCTGCGGGGGATGACCGCATTGCCCGTCCGCTTCGCCCCCGTCCGTCCGACAGGAGCCCCGTCTTGA
- a CDS encoding maleylpyruvate isomerase family mycothiol-dependent enzyme — MTGRDARDTLPEGLGDALRSTAEEIAAVLRGFADTSVPVPCSEWTVGEAAAHLAQANELMADLAAGRERRYGDGTPQGLAAANERALAEFDERAAEPLADLIVAHTDGYLAAVERCATDSTGADGAAGTVVTPLGPMSRAVLGSYLLTHMLGHGYDLARARGRSHMIDRTRVELSLPFLITAMPRVTDATTTAGLTAGYTIRLWGGARFGVTFTDGAVTVTPRPPARPDCTILIEPVTFFLMALGRIDPRGAMARGRVFAWGRKPWLAPRFPGLFKAP, encoded by the coding sequence GTGACCGGACGCGACGCACGGGACACGCTGCCAGAAGGGCTCGGCGACGCCCTGCGGTCCACCGCCGAGGAGATCGCGGCGGTGCTGCGCGGGTTCGCCGACACCAGCGTTCCGGTGCCCTGCTCGGAGTGGACCGTCGGGGAGGCCGCGGCACATCTGGCGCAGGCCAACGAGCTGATGGCCGACCTCGCGGCCGGACGGGAACGTCGCTACGGGGACGGGACGCCGCAGGGTCTGGCCGCCGCCAACGAGCGTGCGCTCGCGGAGTTCGACGAGCGGGCTGCCGAGCCGCTGGCGGACCTGATCGTGGCGCACACGGACGGCTACCTCGCCGCCGTCGAGCGGTGCGCGACGGACAGCACCGGGGCCGATGGCGCGGCCGGGACCGTGGTCACGCCGCTGGGGCCGATGAGCCGGGCGGTGTTGGGCTCGTACCTGCTGACGCACATGCTCGGCCACGGCTACGACCTCGCCCGTGCGCGGGGGCGCAGCCACATGATCGACCGCACGCGCGTCGAACTGTCCCTGCCGTTCCTGATCACGGCGATGCCCAGGGTCACCGACGCCACCACCACCGCCGGGCTCACTGCTGGCTACACGATCCGTCTGTGGGGCGGCGCCCGATTCGGCGTCACGTTCACCGACGGCGCCGTGACCGTCACCCCCCGACCGCCGGCCCGCCCGGACTGCACCATCCTCATCGAGCCGGTCACCTTCTTCCTGATGGCGCTCGGCCGCATCGACCCACGTGGCGCCATGGCCCGGGGCCGGGTGTTCGCCTGGGGCCGCAAGCCCTGGCTCGCCCCCCGATTCCCCGGGCTGTTCAAGGCACCCTGA
- a CDS encoding tetratricopeptide repeat protein, translating to MLDPTSVAAISAVLGAVGSGMANEAGKWAWESTGGVVRRIVGREVPAPVAPDERDDVARMVHDRIRTDPQLAASWTAFATRLRRDPAPVRAARSNLPASIRFFTDRKEAMKQLQREASRRADGRPRLALVHGPDGMGSSTLAVHFGAQPTRLFPDGQIYADLGGRGAGGARDVGTVLRALLRQLRVPDEEMPTGTDELGEFFRHRAADLRLLIVLDHAYSASQVRPFLTSAPGVFTILVARAPFPGIDAVRVPVGPLSDRDAVRLLTDITDKSTVAAARATLPSLLQRCGGSPYALRAAAYQLSAPTLPPRRAEADGDPVRGAAEDNYRLLAPESARLYRLMALRDWPAFDAATAARTTGQDPDATAELLEDLADRMLLERGSGSGRYHYRHAVRAHAEAAAIRDDGIAACSAALARTLSAYADLAASAAHQALPESWRVPAPAEDRAGQTYADRGAALDALLAESGNLVEAVRCAEESGDPDTAVRLCRALWPLQLKAGHHEMLLPALRIGTRLVDTHRPTSPDAGALHAQLAHSLTELKRWQEAGAEARAAAGAEEAAGHKRGHASAVEFLGLLRLRQWRYQEAYDCYEEAGAILGTMGGQDEGTRDVPRADALLERHRGRALRGLGRREEARQKLETALSYFRSSGDTYNTARTLTDLAETWLDEGDTEAALPLVEAAITTLDGQRATYHLAHLRSMQERCVAP from the coding sequence ATGCTCGATCCCACTTCGGTGGCGGCGATTTCGGCGGTACTCGGTGCGGTCGGCTCGGGGATGGCCAACGAGGCCGGCAAATGGGCCTGGGAATCCACCGGTGGTGTCGTGCGGAGAATCGTCGGCCGCGAGGTCCCCGCGCCCGTGGCCCCGGACGAACGGGACGACGTGGCCCGCATGGTTCACGACCGGATCCGCACCGATCCGCAACTCGCCGCCTCCTGGACCGCGTTCGCCACCCGGCTGCGCCGCGACCCTGCCCCGGTCCGGGCCGCGCGGTCGAACCTCCCCGCCTCCATAAGGTTCTTCACGGATCGCAAGGAGGCGATGAAGCAACTCCAGCGGGAGGCGTCCCGCCGCGCGGACGGGCGGCCCCGGCTCGCCCTGGTGCACGGTCCGGACGGCATGGGTTCCAGCACCCTCGCCGTGCACTTCGGCGCACAGCCGACCCGCCTCTTCCCGGACGGCCAGATCTACGCCGACCTCGGGGGACGTGGCGCCGGTGGCGCGCGCGACGTCGGAACCGTACTGCGTGCCCTGCTGCGTCAACTGCGGGTGCCGGACGAAGAGATGCCGACCGGGACCGATGAACTCGGCGAGTTCTTCCGCCACCGCGCGGCAGACCTGAGACTCCTGATCGTGCTCGACCACGCGTACTCCGCCTCGCAGGTGCGGCCGTTCCTCACCTCGGCACCCGGGGTGTTCACGATCCTGGTCGCCCGCGCTCCCTTCCCCGGCATCGACGCCGTGCGGGTGCCCGTCGGCCCGCTCTCGGACCGGGACGCGGTGCGGCTGCTCACCGACATCACCGACAAGTCCACGGTCGCCGCCGCCCGTGCCACCCTGCCGTCGCTGCTCCAGCGCTGCGGCGGGTCGCCGTACGCCCTGCGTGCCGCGGCGTACCAGCTCTCCGCGCCCACGCTTCCGCCACGCCGCGCCGAGGCGGACGGCGACCCGGTCCGGGGCGCCGCCGAGGACAACTACCGGCTCCTGGCCCCGGAATCCGCCAGGCTGTACCGACTGATGGCACTGCGCGACTGGCCCGCCTTCGACGCCGCCACGGCCGCCCGGACCACCGGCCAGGACCCCGACGCAACGGCCGAACTCCTGGAAGACCTGGCCGACCGGATGCTCCTGGAACGCGGCTCGGGCAGCGGTCGTTACCACTACCGCCACGCGGTCCGTGCGCACGCCGAGGCGGCGGCGATCCGGGACGACGGGATCGCGGCGTGCTCCGCGGCGCTCGCCCGCACCCTGAGCGCCTACGCCGACCTGGCCGCATCGGCCGCCCACCAGGCGCTCCCGGAGAGCTGGCGTGTCCCCGCACCCGCCGAGGACCGCGCCGGGCAGACGTACGCGGACCGGGGCGCCGCCCTCGACGCGCTGCTCGCGGAGTCGGGCAACCTGGTCGAGGCGGTGCGCTGCGCCGAGGAGTCCGGCGACCCGGACACCGCCGTACGCCTGTGCCGTGCCCTGTGGCCACTACAGCTCAAGGCCGGCCACCACGAGATGCTGCTGCCGGCGCTCCGCATCGGCACGCGCCTTGTCGACACCCATCGGCCCACGAGTCCCGACGCCGGAGCGCTGCACGCACAACTCGCCCACTCACTGACCGAGTTGAAGCGCTGGCAGGAGGCGGGGGCGGAGGCGCGGGCAGCGGCGGGGGCCGAGGAGGCGGCGGGCCACAAGCGGGGCCATGCCTCGGCCGTCGAGTTCCTGGGGCTGCTGAGACTGCGGCAGTGGCGGTACCAGGAGGCGTACGACTGCTACGAGGAGGCCGGCGCCATCCTGGGCACCATGGGCGGGCAGGACGAGGGGACTCGCGACGTGCCGCGTGCCGATGCCCTGCTGGAGCGCCATCGCGGGCGGGCGCTGCGCGGGCTGGGGCGACGCGAGGAGGCCCGGCAGAAGCTGGAGACCGCGCTGTCGTACTTCCGGTCGAGCGGCGACACGTACAACACGGCCCGGACCCTCACGGATCTCGCCGAGACCTGGCTGGACGAGGGGGACACCGAGGCGGCGCTCCCGCTGGTCGAGGCGGCGATCACGACCCTCGACGGCCAGCGCGCGACGTACCACCTGGCGCATCTGCGAAGCATGCAGGAGCGCTGCGTGGCCCCCTGA
- a CDS encoding AAA family ATPase gives MQGTAAGRGSPRRAEQAWQQAVALLNQGNNAAAAEQFSFAAAHDPLAADAWLGLHATGQRQKEALDGMVRASGSFGALRSKFGMPLRSRFQLGHYVTFRLENARDLWVAAMTSLLDAGKLDEAWAGLSTAQLDCDETRFVCTRYAFLKEDWALVLRFAPNIRDAFLHDEAQLYVGAALFAQGVCHEALNVLAELPKKLEPGSRFDAEVKYFMGRSLESLGRPEEALRRYQYAFRCAPNLLDVNVRAQARSTAPTASSVAGEAPASSPTPSSPSPSPAGPPPPRTAAPPSAPSAPVAAPGAGPDSGSAETDGTDGLSREEMARLLAEAQQALDGMIGLEPVKRQVLTLIAQLRMAALREEQGLPSGARPRHFVFAGPPGTGKTTVARIIGKVFAGLGLLRSGHVIEAQRVDLVGQHLGSTAIKTSKVIDSALNGVLFIDEAYALSNSGYSGGDAFGDEALQVLLKRAEDDRDRLVVVLAGYREEMTGLLAANPGLVSRFNTRVDFPSYSAQELLLIARSVLSGQGDEPDEEAAAALGAFFASAVDEGMADTLGNARFARELCQKASAQRDLRLYAEHSGGTTPTRQEIVTVLAQDVMEAHQELMESHGNPV, from the coding sequence GTGCAGGGAACAGCCGCAGGCCGGGGTTCGCCCAGGAGGGCCGAGCAGGCTTGGCAGCAGGCAGTGGCCCTGCTGAACCAGGGGAACAATGCGGCCGCCGCCGAACAGTTCTCGTTCGCCGCCGCACACGATCCCCTGGCCGCAGACGCATGGCTGGGCCTGCATGCGACCGGACAGCGTCAGAAGGAGGCGCTGGACGGCATGGTCCGGGCTTCCGGCTCCTTCGGCGCGTTGCGTTCGAAGTTCGGGATGCCGCTCCGTTCCCGGTTCCAGCTCGGCCACTACGTCACGTTCCGGCTCGAGAACGCCCGTGACCTCTGGGTGGCGGCCATGACCTCGCTGCTGGACGCCGGGAAGCTCGACGAGGCCTGGGCCGGGTTGTCCACGGCCCAACTGGATTGCGACGAGACCCGGTTCGTCTGTACGCGGTATGCCTTCCTCAAGGAGGACTGGGCCCTCGTGCTCCGTTTCGCCCCGAACATCCGTGACGCCTTCCTGCACGACGAGGCACAGCTGTACGTGGGGGCGGCGCTGTTCGCGCAGGGGGTCTGTCACGAGGCCCTGAACGTGCTGGCGGAGCTGCCGAAGAAGCTGGAGCCGGGGAGCCGTTTCGACGCGGAGGTCAAGTACTTCATGGGCCGGTCCCTGGAGTCGCTGGGCCGGCCGGAGGAGGCGCTGAGGCGGTACCAGTACGCGTTCCGGTGTGCGCCAAACCTCTTGGACGTGAACGTACGGGCGCAGGCACGTTCCACGGCGCCGACGGCTTCGTCCGTGGCCGGGGAGGCTCCCGCGTCCTCCCCCACCCCTTCCTCCCCGTCCCCTTCCCCGGCGGGGCCCCCGCCGCCCCGCACGGCCGCGCCTCCCTCCGCACCCTCTGCCCCGGTGGCCGCTCCGGGCGCCGGGCCGGACTCGGGGTCGGCGGAGACGGACGGGACGGACGGGCTGTCGCGGGAGGAGATGGCGCGCCTGCTCGCGGAGGCTCAGCAGGCACTGGACGGCATGATCGGTCTGGAGCCGGTGAAGCGCCAGGTGCTCACGCTGATCGCGCAGCTGCGCATGGCGGCGCTCCGCGAGGAGCAGGGCCTGCCCAGCGGCGCCCGGCCCCGGCACTTCGTCTTCGCGGGACCGCCCGGCACCGGCAAGACCACCGTTGCCCGCATCATCGGCAAGGTCTTCGCCGGTCTGGGGCTGCTGCGTTCCGGCCATGTCATCGAGGCCCAGCGCGTCGACCTCGTCGGGCAGCACCTCGGCTCCACCGCGATCAAGACCAGCAAGGTCATCGACTCCGCCTTGAACGGCGTGCTGTTCATCGACGAGGCGTACGCCCTGTCCAACAGCGGGTACAGCGGTGGCGACGCGTTCGGTGACGAGGCGCTCCAGGTACTCCTGAAGCGGGCCGAGGACGACCGGGACCGGCTCGTCGTCGTACTCGCCGGATACCGCGAGGAGATGACCGGTCTGCTCGCCGCCAACCCGGGCCTGGTGTCCCGGTTCAACACCCGCGTCGACTTCCCCTCGTACTCCGCACAGGAACTGCTCCTGATCGCCCGGTCCGTCCTGTCCGGTCAGGGCGACGAACCCGACGAGGAGGCGGCGGCCGCACTCGGCGCCTTCTTCGCCTCGGCCGTGGACGAAGGTATGGCCGACACCCTGGGCAATGCCCGCTTCGCCCGCGAGCTCTGCCAGAAGGCCTCCGCGCAACGGGATCTGCGTCTGTACGCCGAACACTCGGGCGGGACGACGCCCACCAGGCAGGAGATCGTCACCGTACTCGCCCAGGACGTGATGGAGGCCCACCAGGAGCTCATGGAGTCCCACGGGAATCCGGTGTAG
- a CDS encoding GtrA family protein, with protein sequence MTAPTRRQTRAIRPLVAAFVRFVVCGGGVGLASSAAVVLLSARIPMAVANALVTVVSTVVATELHRRISFQSERKGWGVHLRSGVTVAVSYAFTTGALLCLFAVRPDPSPLIAQTVYLSASALAGVGRFVLLRVVVFGNRDRGRGRVRNRNASHEDALNKTSVAMAV encoded by the coding sequence GTGACCGCCCCAACGCGTCGGCAGACGCGCGCCATTCGCCCTCTCGTCGCGGCCTTCGTACGGTTCGTCGTGTGTGGTGGCGGGGTCGGACTGGCGTCGAGCGCGGCGGTCGTGCTGCTCAGCGCGCGAATACCGATGGCCGTCGCGAACGCGCTGGTCACCGTCGTCTCCACGGTCGTCGCGACCGAATTGCACCGACGGATCTCCTTCCAGAGCGAACGCAAGGGGTGGGGGGTCCACCTCCGGTCGGGGGTGACGGTCGCCGTGAGCTATGCGTTCACCACGGGGGCGCTGCTCTGTCTGTTCGCCGTGCGACCCGATCCCTCGCCCCTGATCGCGCAGACGGTCTATCTGTCGGCTTCCGCTCTGGCGGGGGTCGGACGGTTCGTGTTGCTGCGGGTCGTCGTCTTCGGGAACCGGGACCGGGGCCGGGGCCGGGTTCGGAACCGGAACGCTTCGCACGAGGACGCGCTCAACAAGACCTCGGTGGCGATGGCTGTGTGA